The following nucleotide sequence is from Mesorhizobium sp. J8.
CAAGTTGCGGGTCACTTGCTGAAGCGTGGCTTGACGAAGTTCCCACTGCCGATCTCACGTCTGACTCCGCAGCCGACGCTGCTGCAACTGGGGAGATCGAGATAGAGTGCGAGACCTGTGGAAATGAAATCCCGGTGACTATCACCGCTGATTTGGCGGGATGGCAAGCACACCTCACGGAAGACCCCGATGCGAAGGTTGAAATCGAACGCCTCGACTATTCTTCCTACGATGACTGGCTCGAAGAGCTACAGCCTGAGCCGCATCCTCGCGCTATATTCACTCAAGCGATTGGTGAGTGGACAAGCCTGCTGCACACGATCGGTGACAAGCGGTCAGGCGTATCGGGCATCAACAGAATGCTGCTTGTTCAATTATTCTCGATCGTCGAAGCTTATTTGTCTGATGCGGTAATTAAGCTTGCATTCGAAAACCCCGCCGTCGCAAAGGCTATTGTTACGTGGCATCCCGACCTAAAAGGTGAGCGAGTGTCGCTACCCAAGGTGGCATCACAGCCGAATTTGGTACGTGACACGGTCGTCGATCAGCTTCGTAAGAAGACTCAATTTCATCGGTTCGAGTTTCTGAACAGCATGCTGCGCGTGGCCATCGGCCACCACCTCTTGCCAAGCGATAAAGCCGAACGTGACTTGGTCCTACAGTCCGTCCAAAATCGCCATTATTGCGTACACCGTAATGGCCGCGACGTTGATGGCAACATCTTGGGTGGTGTGACTGTAGACTACCTAAGTCGGTTGTCGCGTTCTTTTACAGCAATAGTGGAAGGGCTAGCGAAGGCGATCAAGGAGATCGAAGTTCAACGACCATCACCGCTTCCCGATGAAATACTCACTATCCTCTGATAAAAATTGGTATTCCTTGGGTAGTGGAGTGCTACGCGGCTAAGGCGCAGCACTCCATCGCAGAATGCCGCGCCTAGCTGTTGAAAGCCGAAGCGACCTGATGGTTCTGCGGGATCTGGCCGTTCGGCGTCAGCTTGTCGACGATGCCGGGCAGCGCCGTGGAGAGTTGCTGCAGCAGTTCCTGCTCGTTCATGCCGGTGCGCTGCGCGATCTCGCGGATTACCGCCGGCCCGAGCGCCGAGCCGAGGTCGCCCGGGTTGATCGGCTGGTTCTGGCCGGTGCCGACCCAGGAATCGGCGACGCTGCCGTGGCCGGCATCCTTCAGCTTGTCGAGCAGGCCACCGAGGCCGCCGAGGAGGCCGCCATCGGCCGACGCGTCGGTTCCTGCGGGCGTCGGCGCCGGCGCTTGCGGCGTGGCCGCTTCCTCGCTTCTGCCGCTCAGCATCTTGCCGACCAAAAGCGCGCCGAGCGCGATCATCAGGGGTTTGGTGATGTTGCCGCCCGGAACGGCGTTGTCAAAAAGGCCCATAACGGATCTCCTTATCCAGCCAAGTCCGCCCGGCCCCACAATGGCGCAAACGAGCGGAATTTCAAGCTGTCTTGAGCTTTTGACAATCATATGAACATGATGGGCCGGCGGGGAAATTTGGAGGGAATTATGGGCATTATCAGCTGGATCATTCTGGGCCTTGTCGCCGGCTTTATCGGCAGCAAGATCGTCAACAAGACCGGCCAGGGCATGATCATGGACATCGTGCTCGGCGTCGTCGGCGCCATCGTCGGCGGCGTGATCTTCAGCGCCTTCGGCTCGGCGGGCGTTACCGGCCTCAACATCTGGAGCCTGATCGTGGCCGTGATCGGCTCGATCGTCGTGCTGTGGGCCTATCACCAGATCACGGGTAGCCGGTCGCTGTAAGGCTGAGCCAGCCGCAGCCGGTTGGCCGCGGGAGGTCGACCCCGTCCGGGTCGGCCTGCTCTGCGCTTGTGTCGTCAGGCGACCATGGCGAGCCGGCGCCTTCTTTCGTCGAGCGAGACGATCACCAGGCCGCTGGCCATCACCAACAGGATGCCGCAGATGGCGAGCGCGTTGGGAAACTGTCCGAACACCAGCAAGCCCGAAATGACCGCCCAGACGGTGAAGCAGTAATAGAAGGGCGCGACCGCGCTTGTCGGTCCGATCCGGTAGGCCATGAAGATGAAGAAATGGCCGAAGATCAGGAACAGGCCCGCTCCGGCGATCAGCAGCAGGTGGTGTCCTTCGGGCATCACCCATTGCTCGGAGACGAGATGCGCCGCGCCGGAGCCGGCCAGCACCACCAGGACCGCGGAGATGGCGACGATCATGCCCGGCACCTCGGC
It contains:
- a CDS encoding YidB family protein; the encoded protein is MGLFDNAVPGGNITKPLMIALGALLVGKMLSGRSEEAATPQAPAPTPAGTDASADGGLLGGLGGLLDKLKDAGHGSVADSWVGTGQNQPINPGDLGSALGPAVIREIAQRTGMNEQELLQQLSTALPGIVDKLTPNGQIPQNHQVASAFNS
- a CDS encoding GlsB/YeaQ/YmgE family stress response membrane protein, whose translation is MGIISWIILGLVAGFIGSKIVNKTGQGMIMDIVLGVVGAIVGGVIFSAFGSAGVTGLNIWSLIVAVIGSIVVLWAYHQITGSRSL